In a single window of the Xylanibacillus composti genome:
- a CDS encoding NAD-dependent 4,6-dehydratase LegB, with the protein MNTGTKTVLVTGADGFIGSHLVEALIRHNYNVKAFVYYNSFSSWGWLDHIPEHLKKELEVFAGDIRDPYGVKEAMKGCDIVLHLAALIAIPYSYHSPETYIDTNIKGTLNIVQAARELEVEKVIHTSTSEVYGTALTVPISEEHPLQGQSPYSASKIGADQIAMSFYRSFGTPVSIVRPFNTYGPRQSARAIIPTVITQIANGVRELKLGSLHPTRDFSYIDDTVEGFIHAMLEEKSVGEVVNLGTGYEISIKETVELIARIMDKQVAITTDTQRLRPEKSEVERLCSDNRKARNLLGWSPNYGDRDGLIRGLTRTIEWFTASENLSLYKHERYNI; encoded by the coding sequence GTGAATACAGGTACAAAAACTGTTTTAGTGACAGGTGCTGATGGTTTTATCGGATCGCATCTTGTGGAAGCTTTAATTCGTCATAATTATAATGTCAAGGCATTCGTCTACTATAATTCTTTTAGCTCATGGGGGTGGCTAGACCACATTCCAGAACACTTGAAGAAAGAGTTGGAGGTATTTGCTGGAGATATACGTGATCCATATGGAGTTAAGGAAGCGATGAAAGGTTGCGATATTGTACTCCATCTTGCTGCATTAATCGCGATCCCGTATTCCTATCATTCACCAGAGACTTATATTGATACCAATATAAAAGGCACATTAAATATAGTACAAGCTGCAAGAGAACTGGAAGTTGAGAAAGTCATTCACACTTCAACGAGCGAGGTTTACGGCACGGCATTAACGGTACCTATTTCGGAAGAACATCCATTGCAGGGTCAGTCCCCATATTCTGCTTCTAAAATTGGGGCTGATCAAATCGCAATGTCATTCTATCGATCTTTTGGAACACCCGTTTCAATTGTACGTCCATTTAATACCTATGGACCACGACAATCGGCTCGGGCGATTATCCCCACTGTCATTACTCAGATAGCCAATGGAGTGAGGGAGTTGAAACTGGGTTCATTGCATCCAACTAGAGACTTTAGTTATATCGATGATACGGTGGAAGGGTTTATTCACGCAATGCTTGAAGAGAAATCTGTAGGTGAAGTAGTGAACTTAGGGACAGGCTATGAAATTTCGATTAAAGAGACTGTAGAATTAATAGCGCGGATTATGGACAAGCAGGTTGCTATTACTACGGATACTCAGCGATTAAGGCCAGAGAAGAGTGAAGTGGAACGATTATGCTCGGATAATAGGAAGGCGAGAAATTTGTTGGGATGGAGTCCTAATTATGGGGATAGAGATGGTTTGATAAGGGGATTGACTCGAACGATAGAATGGTTCACTGCTAGTGAAAATCTAAGCCTATACAAGCATGAAAGGTACAATATATAG